Proteins encoded by one window of Xanthomonas sp. DAR 80977:
- a CDS encoding DUF2306 domain-containing protein, translated as MCIAVASQMVFATYVAMFYGRAALAGAPERWNRVLPHGYVAGDHLFNGVLALHLLLAVAIVLAGTAQLLPALRRHVPAVHRWNGRLYLLCALALSLGGLAMIWVRGGAAGDIGQHLGTSVNALLIVAFVAMAWRDARAGRIAAHRRWALRLFLAVGGVWFFRIGLMFWLAINRGPAGFDPDSFVGPALTTLAFAQTLLPLAVLELYLHALDSRRRALQWLATCTLALMSLVTVIGTAAATVGMWWPMLRPA; from the coding sequence GTGTGCATCGCGGTCGCCAGCCAGATGGTGTTCGCCACCTACGTCGCCATGTTCTACGGGCGCGCGGCGCTGGCCGGCGCCCCGGAGCGCTGGAACCGGGTGCTGCCGCACGGCTATGTCGCCGGCGACCACCTGTTCAACGGCGTGCTCGCCTTGCACCTGCTGCTGGCGGTGGCGATCGTGCTGGCCGGCACCGCACAGTTGCTGCCGGCGCTGCGCAGGCACGTGCCGGCCGTGCATCGCTGGAACGGACGGCTCTACCTGCTGTGCGCGCTGGCCCTGAGCCTGGGCGGACTGGCGATGATCTGGGTGCGTGGCGGCGCGGCGGGCGACATCGGCCAGCACCTCGGCACCAGCGTCAATGCGCTGTTGATCGTCGCGTTCGTGGCCATGGCCTGGCGCGACGCCCGTGCCGGACGCATCGCCGCGCACCGGCGTTGGGCGCTGCGCCTGTTCCTGGCGGTCGGCGGCGTCTGGTTCTTCCGGATCGGCCTGATGTTCTGGCTGGCGATCAATCGGGGACCCGCAGGATTCGATCCGGACAGCTTCGTCGGTCCGGCGCTGACCACGCTCGCGTTCGCGCAGACATTGCTGCCGCTCGCGGTGCTGGAACTGTACCTGCATGCGCTCGACAGCCGCCGCCGCGCGCTGCAGTGGCTGGCGACCTGCACGCTGGCGCTGATGAGCCTGGTCACCGTGATCGGCACCGCCGCCGCGACGGTCGGGATGTGGTGGCCGATGCTGCGGCCGGCCTAG
- a CDS encoding sugar MFS transporter produces MAGPMGPAAPLSHSAPIAGNAPSYRAALSLLASLFFMWGFITVINNTLLPHLRSVFELSYTQATLIESVWFIAYFFASLPSAKLIERIGYQRALVIGLGIMALGALGMIAAARLVSYGITLGSLFVIASGITLLQVAANPYVAVIGSPDTASARLNLVQAFNSVGTTLAPLFGGYLILGRSASGTAKGEAVLTQAERLADAQSVQLPYLIVAVVLVLLAVVIARFKLPALGQATQRATGAQRASHSLWRHRNLVLGIPAIFIYLIAEIGVSNLFINFVSQPHIGNLTHEQASHYLFLLWGGMMVGRFAGSALMRRIAPETVLALFSVGAFAVILLTVFSTGHVAMWSLIAVGLFHSIMFPTIFTLGIKGLGPLTEEGSGLLIMAIAGGALVVVQGWLADHVGLQQAFLLTAVCELYVLFYALWGAKTPPQARA; encoded by the coding sequence ATGGCAGGACCGATGGGGCCGGCGGCTCCGCTCTCCCACTCCGCGCCGATCGCCGGCAATGCGCCGTCCTACCGCGCCGCGCTGTCGCTGCTGGCCTCGCTGTTCTTCATGTGGGGCTTCATCACCGTCATCAACAACACGCTGCTGCCGCACCTGCGCAGCGTGTTCGAGCTGAGCTACACCCAGGCCACGCTGATCGAGTCGGTCTGGTTCATCGCCTACTTCTTCGCCTCGCTGCCGTCGGCCAAGCTGATCGAGCGCATCGGCTACCAGCGCGCGCTGGTGATCGGCCTGGGCATCATGGCGCTTGGCGCGCTGGGCATGATCGCGGCCGCGCGGCTGGTCTCGTACGGCATCACCCTCGGCTCGCTGTTCGTGATCGCCAGCGGCATCACCTTGCTGCAGGTCGCGGCCAATCCGTATGTCGCCGTCATCGGCAGCCCGGACACCGCCTCGGCGCGGCTCAACCTGGTGCAGGCGTTCAACTCGGTCGGCACCACGCTGGCGCCGCTGTTCGGCGGCTACCTGATCCTGGGCCGTTCGGCCTCGGGCACCGCCAAGGGCGAGGCGGTGCTGACCCAGGCCGAACGCCTGGCCGACGCGCAGTCGGTGCAGCTGCCCTACCTGATCGTCGCCGTGGTCCTGGTGCTGCTGGCGGTGGTCATCGCCCGCTTCAAGCTGCCCGCGCTCGGCCAGGCCACCCAACGCGCCACCGGCGCGCAGCGCGCCAGCCATTCGCTGTGGCGGCACCGCAACCTGGTGCTCGGCATCCCGGCCATCTTCATCTACCTGATCGCCGAGATCGGCGTGTCCAACCTGTTCATCAACTTCGTGTCGCAGCCGCACATCGGCAACCTCACCCACGAACAGGCGTCGCATTACCTGTTTTTGCTGTGGGGCGGGATGATGGTGGGCCGTTTCGCCGGCAGCGCGCTGATGCGCCGCATTGCGCCGGAAACGGTGCTGGCGCTGTTCTCGGTCGGCGCGTTCGCGGTGATTCTGCTGACCGTGTTCAGCACCGGCCACGTCGCGATGTGGTCGCTGATCGCGGTGGGCCTGTTCCACTCGATCATGTTCCCGACCATCTTCACCCTCGGCATCAAGGGCCTGGGCCCGCTCACCGAGGAAGGTTCCGGCCTGCTGATCATGGCCATCGCCGGTGGCGCGCTGGTGGTGGTGCAAGGCTGGCTGGCCGACCACGTCGGCCTGCAGCAGGCCTTCCTGCTCACCGCGGTGTGCGAGCTGTACGTGCTGTTCTATGCGCTGTGGGGCGCGAAGACGCCGCCGCAGGCACGCGCCTAG
- a CDS encoding VOC family protein, which translates to MHHLVVPLLVADVRQAAAFYVAAGLCAADAVALSDEADPRRALLQLAAGPGLRLQRCDDPAVLRYLRAQSPQLEIGQADIAALVSRIGTQLRQGDIVGGNATDCYQGPLEYPGGQALFFADPSGNRLVFMDW; encoded by the coding sequence ATGCACCACCTCGTCGTGCCGCTGTTGGTTGCCGATGTACGCCAGGCCGCCGCGTTCTATGTGGCGGCCGGCCTGTGCGCCGCGGATGCGGTGGCGTTGAGCGACGAGGCGGATCCGCGGCGCGCGCTGCTGCAGCTGGCGGCCGGGCCGGGCCTGCGCCTGCAGCGCTGCGACGATCCCGCGGTGCTGCGCTACCTGCGCGCGCAGTCGCCGCAGTTGGAGATCGGCCAGGCCGACATCGCCGCGCTGGTGTCGCGGATCGGTACGCAGTTGCGCCAGGGCGACATCGTCGGCGGCAACGCGACCGACTGCTACCAAGGGCCGCTGGAGTATCCCGGCGGGCAGGCGCTGTTCTTCGCCGATCCGTCCGGCAATCGGTTGGTGTTCATGGACTGGTAG
- a CDS encoding LytR/AlgR family response regulator transcription factor, whose protein sequence is MPTPPSALIADDEPLLREALKRQLARLWPELQIAAEARNGRDAVRLFEERQPQICFLDIQMPGLSGVQAAQQIGRRAHIVFVTAYDDYAVQAFTEGALDYLVKPVQDARLSATVERLQQRLQAAQPAADIAEQLRRLALQLAVPEPRAPLRWLHAQAGNTLRLIAVESIDYLRSDSKYTCVAWRNESGQACEAIVATPLKELAAQLDPACFQQVHRSVVVNLHAIGHVVRHDNETAQIHLRGRPETLPVSRSYLPLFRAM, encoded by the coding sequence ATGCCCACCCCGCCGAGCGCACTGATCGCCGACGACGAGCCGTTGCTGCGCGAAGCGCTGAAACGGCAACTGGCGCGCCTGTGGCCGGAGTTGCAGATCGCCGCCGAGGCGCGCAACGGCAGGGACGCGGTACGCCTGTTCGAGGAGCGGCAGCCGCAGATCTGTTTCCTCGACATCCAGATGCCCGGGCTGTCCGGGGTCCAGGCCGCGCAGCAGATCGGCCGCCGTGCGCACATCGTGTTCGTCACCGCCTACGACGACTACGCGGTGCAGGCGTTCACCGAGGGCGCACTGGACTACCTGGTCAAGCCGGTGCAGGACGCGCGCCTGTCGGCCACCGTCGAACGCCTGCAGCAACGGCTGCAGGCCGCGCAACCGGCCGCCGATATCGCCGAACAGCTGCGCCGGCTGGCGCTGCAACTGGCGGTGCCGGAACCGCGCGCGCCGCTGCGCTGGCTGCATGCCCAGGCCGGCAACACCTTGCGCCTGATCGCGGTGGAGTCGATCGACTACCTGCGCTCGGACAGCAAGTACACCTGCGTGGCATGGCGCAACGAGAGCGGCCAGGCATGCGAGGCGATCGTCGCCACGCCGCTCAAGGAACTGGCGGCGCAACTGGATCCTGCGTGCTTCCAGCAGGTGCACCGCTCGGTGGTGGTCAACCTGCATGCGATCGGGCACGTGGTCCGCCACGACAACGAAACCGCGCAGATCCATCTGCGCGGCCGGCCGGAAACCCTGCCCGTCAGCCGCAGCTATCTGCCGCTGTTCCGGGCGATGTAG
- a CDS encoding sensor histidine kinase, which translates to MPGSVPISAPQRRPALLTWARIVPVFVLSGGLGLLLSLSWDSTLSALSRAFALGAAALLAYAVLERWPRRLPAWLARWTLQVLGVALAIPLTTLLIYVGLTRHGAPPFWQDQERLSGFLMLTVTGVLIAPWTALAALVRQKDALARHQALAFELERSELEREALDARLHLLQRQVAPHFLFNTLANVQALIDIGSPKAAELMRSLIAYLHAAVPRLHEPTTTLGEELALVRAYLELMYMRMPDRLQYAIETDASLHAVRCPTLTLLTLVENAVKHGIDPAEDGGRIVIRIWRDGGRCHLRVEDSGAGLGASGQGLGTGLATLRDRLALSFGAGADLQVAAHLPHGTRADIGFPLAADA; encoded by the coding sequence ATGCCTGGTTCCGTTCCGATCTCCGCGCCGCAGCGCCGCCCCGCGCTGCTGACATGGGCACGCATCGTGCCGGTGTTCGTCCTGTCCGGCGGGCTCGGGCTGCTGCTGAGCCTGAGCTGGGACTCCACGCTCTCGGCGCTGAGCCGCGCCTTCGCGCTCGGTGCCGCCGCGCTGCTGGCCTACGCCGTGCTCGAGCGATGGCCGCGGCGGCTGCCGGCCTGGCTGGCGCGCTGGACGCTGCAGGTACTGGGCGTGGCGCTCGCGATTCCGCTGACCACGCTGCTGATCTACGTCGGCCTGACCAGGCATGGCGCGCCGCCGTTCTGGCAGGACCAGGAGCGGCTGTCCGGCTTTCTCATGCTGACCGTGACCGGCGTGCTGATCGCACCGTGGACGGCGCTGGCCGCCCTGGTCAGGCAGAAGGACGCGCTGGCCCGCCATCAGGCGCTGGCCTTCGAACTGGAACGCAGCGAACTGGAACGCGAGGCGCTGGATGCGCGCCTGCACCTGTTGCAGCGCCAGGTCGCGCCGCATTTCCTGTTCAACACCCTGGCCAACGTGCAGGCACTGATCGACATCGGCTCGCCCAAGGCAGCGGAGCTGATGCGCAGCCTGATCGCCTACCTGCACGCCGCGGTGCCGCGGCTGCACGAACCGACCACCACCCTGGGCGAGGAGCTGGCGCTGGTCCGCGCCTACCTGGAATTGATGTACATGCGCATGCCGGATCGGCTGCAGTACGCGATCGAGACGGACGCGTCGCTGCACGCCGTCCGCTGCCCGACCCTGACCCTGCTGACCCTGGTGGAGAACGCGGTCAAGCACGGCATCGATCCGGCGGAGGACGGCGGCCGCATCGTCATCCGCATCTGGCGCGACGGCGGCCGCTGCCATCTGCGGGTGGAGGACAGCGGCGCCGGACTCGGCGCGAGCGGGCAAGGCCTGGGCACCGGCCTGGCCACCTTGCGCGACCGGCTCGCGCTCAGCTTCGGCGCCGGCGCGGACCTGCAGGTGGCGGCGCATCTGCCGCACGGCACGCGCGCCGACATCGGTTTCCCGCTGGCGGCGGACGCCTGA